A stretch of DNA from Candidatus Zixiibacteriota bacterium:
ACAGTATCTTCTACGATGCCGCAGCGCCTACGCTTGGCGGCATAGTAGTGGCGGATGCTGCTTCGACGGCCACGCCTCCTGCCGAGATGGCTGGTGTGACCAACAGCACTACCTTCCTGCTCAAGCTGTCGGGTCTGAGTGCCGATATCACGGCACTGAAGATCTCCGAGGATGGCGGCGCGACCTACACCGAGTACGCCGTCAGCTTTGGAGGCGCGGCAACGTTCGACTACAGCTACACCTGGAGCGTTGCTCCGGCTGAATGTGCGTGGTTGGCCGGGGCCGTGAAGACGGTGGATTGCGCCGGCAACGAATCGGCGCCAGTCGCCTTCTCGGTGTACTTCGACTTCACTTCCGGACCGGTCATCACGTCCTACACCGGTCCCGCCATGACCAACAACCCGACCGTCACGCTTAATATCGCGGCTACGGACAACTGCTGGCCCGGCACGCCGTGGTTGATGAGATTCGGCGAGGGTTCGTTGAGCGGTGTACCATGGGAGCCGTTTGCCATCACGAAGTCTTTCACGTTCACACCCGGTGACGGCTACAGGACGGTCAACATGGATGTGGCCGATATCGGCGGCAATCTCGCCTCCGGCTCTGTCACCATCTATCTGGATCAGACAGCACCAGGTCCCGGAACGTTCGTGATCACCGGACCTAACCCGTTGTCTGCCCCGGGCTACACGGACAATCTCGCCGGCAATACGGCGGCCATTACGTGGGATGCTGACGTGGTGACCATGTGGATCCAGAACTCCGACGGTTCTAATGCGACCGGACCGATTCCGGCTGCGTCACCGCACGCGCTGGCGCCACTGTCGCCTGCCGGTGTGGGGTTGAAAACCGTCAACTACTGGTTCCTCGATTTGGCGGGTAACTGGAGCCCGATGTACAGCGCTTCGATCGACTACTCCAACGTCCCGCCGGCGCCTCCGACAACCGCAGTCGGAATACCGATGGCGAGCACGAAGCTGATGTGGACGCCGGTCGTCGATGCCAAGTCGTACTACATCAGGTCGAATCGACAGAACCAGTATCCGCTCTATCCGGATCCGGTGCCACCGCATCCGCTGACGTTCTCGGAAGGGAACCCAGTGGGCGAGACCGCGGACACGTTCTTCGTGTTCCCGGGTCCAGGTCCGGATATCTACTCGTTCTCGATCTGGACGCTGAGCAAACACGGTCTGTGGTCGCCATGGCCGAACGTTCAGGTGACAGCCACCAACTACATCCTTGGTGATTTCTATCCGACGCCGGATGGATGCATCAAGTTCACCGATGAGTTTGGTGCGCTGGCCTCGGCGTACAGCCAGTCGACCGGCGATCCCGGGTTCAATATGTATCTGGATATCGCACCGACTATCGATGCCACCGCGACCGGATACCCGATCCCCGACGGCACGATCGATTTCGAAGATCTGGTGATCTTCGCCATCAACTATGACTCGTATGCGTGCGGAAGCACCACGAAGTCGACCAGCGGCAATGCGATCCCGAATACGGCCAAGCCGACGACCGATCCCGTCGCAGTGGAAGTGGTCGTGCCCTCGGCGGCCCTGGCCGGTTCCGAGGTGGTGTTGCCCGTGATGGTGCGGGATCAGCAGGCGGTCAAGGGGTATCACGTGATTCTGGACTACAACACCGATAACTTCGAGCTCGTTGCCGTGGAATCCGGCAAGGGGTACGAGGCGGTGGCGCAGTCCTTCTTCTTCTTTGCGAAGGATGCCTCGAACATCGATGTCAGCGGCGTGGTGTTGGGCAGCAACGTCACGTTCACTGACCCCGAGCTGTTCCGCGTTATTCTCCGTGCCAAAACCACTGGCGCGGTAGACCTGACCGGTCAGGAACTGACATTCCGCGATCGGCAGAACCAGGACATCAAGGCAGATCTGAGTCTCACCCGGACCGCGGGTGTCAATCTGCCTACTGAGTACTCGTTGTCTCAGAACTATCCGAACCCGTTCAACCCGGCGACGACCATCGAACTGGCGCTGCCGCAGGCGGGTCGGTATAAGCTGACCATTTACAACGTCCTCGGACAGGTGGTGGAATCTGTCGAAGGATTCTCCGAGGCCGGCGTAGTCCACTACGTGTGGGACGCGAGCCGTGAATGTTCCGGCGTCTACCTGTATAGGCTGGAGGCCGGCACTTTCGAAGCCACCCGAAAGATGATACTCCTGAAGTAATCATTCGGGTCGGGTAAGACGGGGACCAGGGGAACCCGCAAGGGTTCCCCCTCCCTAAGAGTAATCGGCCCCGCCGCCCGCCCGCACTGGAGGAAACATGCTTATGAACAAAACGTCTTATCCGGCGGTGCTCGCCTTCATGCTCATGATTCTGCTGAGCGCCGGGAGCGCCGAAAGTGCCAAGATATTTCTCATGCCTGACAGCGTCATTCTCACCAATCCGATCGGGACCGACGTCTACCTCGAATTGCAGGTGGATGCGGCTACAACCAATTTTAAGCTGTTTCAGGTCCTGATTGCCTTTGACGCTACCAAACTTGACGCCAGTCTGATCGATGCCGTCCACATTCAGGAAGGGGCATTGTTCCCGTCGTCGGGCGCCCAGACGGTGTTCAACTACAGACTTGAATCTGGCAATACGGTGCTGGTGATTGAAGGCCTGATCCTGGGGTACGGGATCGCGGTCAACGGTCCCGGCACCGTAGCCAGTTTGACCTTCAGAGTGATCGACACCGGCCGCGTGGGGCTCGACATCCTGAGCCATGACACGCGCGATGTCAACAACGTGCCGTTTCAAAGTGATGCCTCCGGATCGGTGCTGCTTTTGAATTATCCCCCCACGCCGTTTCCGCTTGACGTACCGCCAGCCAACGGTTCAGTGTTGGGGACCGCTTGTCCCGGCGACAGCATAACCTGCTGGTGGGGCACCTCACGGTCCGTGTACGCCGGCGAATCGGTCCGCTATAAGCTCGAGGTGAGCAGCTTGCCGACGTTTACGCCCCCTACGACCGTGACGCGGGACAATCTCACCGATACGCTCGCCAAAGTGCCGGTAACCCAGGGCGGCAAATACTACTGGCGGGTTACCGCGCGGGGCACCATCCACAACTGGACGCGTCTGTCTACGCCGCCACTGGACTCGTTCGCCTTTGTCATCACGCCGGATCCCGATGCCGATGGCAAGGCGACCCCTTGCGACAACTGTCCGACTGCCGCCAACGCCAATCAGCAGGATACTGACGGCGACGGTGACGGCGACGCGTGCGATAACTGCGTGACTATCAGCAATCCGGATCAGGCCGACTCCGATGCCGATGGGGTCGGGAACGCATGCGACAACTGTCCCACCGTGGCCAACACCAACCAGGCCGATAGCGACGCCGATGGCTTCGGTGACGCGTGCGACAATTGCAGACTCATCAGCAATCCCAATCAAGCCGACGCCGACGCCGACAACGTCGGCGACGTATGCGACAACTGCCCCAGCGTGCCGAACACGAACCAGGCAGACGGCGATGGTGACGGTGTCGGGCATGCGTGCGACAACTGCCCACTGGTACCGAACCCCGATCAGGCGGACCAGGATCAGGACGGGATCGGTGACGTCTGCGACGGCTGCTGCCTGATGCTGACCGGTAATGCCGATGGCGATGCGAATGACGTGGTCGATATTTCTGACCTGTCCGTATTGGTCGATTATCTCTTTTTCGGGGGGAGCATTTCGGCCTGTTTTCAGGAAAACGATGTCGATCGGTCCGGCTCAGTCGACATATCGGATCTGCAGAAGTTGATAGATTTTCTGTTCTTCGGCGCAAATCTGCCGGCCTGTCCATGAGGGTTCTTGCACAGGACCGGAAAGCGCTGTGCGCGCCGCGGAACGGACTAAGGAGGGTGGTTCACACTCAGGGGCCTACACCACCCTCCTGACGTTTTTTTGAATCCGTGCACGGCCATCAAACGCAACACTAATCTTCTTTGTCACCGGCCATTTCCACCGTATCTTAGAACGGATGCCGGCATGCGGCTCCTCTGATACTCTATGGCCAAAACCGACAGCGAGCTTTGGGCTGAAATCCTTCTGGGCAGCCATGCGGCGTGGGGAGAACTCGTAGAACGCTACAAGTCGCTGGTGTATGGAGTCTCATCGTACATTGGCCTGTCCATGGCCGACTCTGCCGATTGCTTCCAGCAGACGTGGGTGCTGCTCTATCAAAATCGCGCCCAGATACATGACTCCACCAGAATATCATCGTGGCTGGTAACCACGGCCAAGCGGGAAGCGCTGCGGCTCAAACAACGGTCCGGAGCGATCCTGAGCGAGCGCCGCTTGCCGGAGGACAGAGACACGAACCCGCTGCCGGATGAAGAACTGGAACAGCTGGAAGCCCAGGTGCACCTCGAAACGGCGTTGGAGGAGTTGGACCTCCCCTGCCGAAAACTCCTGCACCTTTTCTTTTTCGCCAATGAGGAGCAGACATACGAGCAGATCGCGCGGGACCTTGGTTTTGCTCCCAACACGTTGGGGGCCAAACGACGACGCTGTCTTGAGAAACTGAAGCGGATCCTCATTGCCCAGGGGTACTTCGAGGAACGAAATAACGATTGAGATACTCTGCTATTGCAGAAGACAAGGAGTTTGGCCACGAGCAGGCATTTGACGAGGAAACAACTGATACAAGAGTCCAGCACACCGGACGAGAACCGCTCCAAACACCTTCGCGAGTGCGAAGAGTGCGCCGAGTCGGTCCGGCTGTTGCACGCTTTCAGGGTGTCCGGCCGCGCTCCATTGCCCAAACCACCAACGGGATGGGTAGTCAAAGCTCGTAGCGTCGCCGGTCCTCAGGCAGGTGTTGTCGGGAGATTGAAGGAGCTGGCGGCAAGGCTGACGTTCGATTCGTGGGCGGTGCCGCAACCGGTCGGTGTTCGCGGCCAGGCAACGTTGGGCCATCGACGGGTCTCGTTCGAGGCAGTCGGATTCCTCTTTGATATGCGAGCGGAGCGACACAAAGACGAATGGCGATTTGTCGCTCAGGCCAATGTCTCTGACCGCTCGACAGGTGAGCTGAGGGCCGATAAGCAGGTTCTATTGCCCGACCAAAATGGTATTTATCAATGGAGGGCGCCGCGGCCTCCGAAGAAAATGACGATTCGTATCGACGGCGCCACCGTCATGCTGCCGGAGCTTAAGTGGACACGTCCGCGCGCGAAAAAGCAGTCCGGCGATTCCTGACATCGGGGAAGATCACCGATATTGCAGATACTGACCTCGCGGCCGCTTGCGAGCAGTTGATCCAGGCGGCCTCGCGCCGTTCATTCAAGCGGGGCCTTCGCTTGGCCGATCGATTCCTGTCCCGGGCCCGCGTCCACGGCGGACCACTCCGATCGACAGCGTTGCGCGCGGTAGCGCGTATGAACCACTTCAGCGGCAACCATAGCGCAGCCCGCAAGTATTACCTCCTGGCACGCAAAGAGGCGGGAGCCGATCCGCTCGTTCGCGGCCGAATCGACCGGACACTGGTCGATGTTTACATGTATCTCAATGACTTCGGCAGGTCCGCCGGTCACGCTCGTTCGGCCATGGCGACATTCACACGGCTCAGGGCCGACAGCGATCTGGCGCAGACATGGGTCAACTACGGGAATCTGCTGCATCGGCAGGACCGGCACCGTCTGGCAGAGAGGTGGTATCGGAAGGCGGCGACGTATTTCGACAAGACCGATAATCAGGTGGCACTGGCCCGCTGCCTGTACAATCGGGCGAACGTGCTTGTTCAAATGTTCGAGTTTTCCGACGCCGAAGAACTCTACTGCCGCGCCAGGTCAATCTACGAAAAGGCCGGCTATGAACTTGATGCCTGCGATGTCCGGTACGGACTGGCGTGGCTGTGGATGTTGAGCGGTCGATTTCACCAGGCGTTGCTCGAATTGTCGGCGTGTGAGACGACGTATCATCATGGCGGCGACCCGCGCGGTGAAACGCTCTGCACCCTTGACCGGGCCGAAGTATACCTGACTCTGGGGCTCTACGAAGATGCCAGAAAGGATGCGGCATCGGCCGGGCGACGGTTTGCGAAGTTGAACCTCAGGTACGAGCGGGCCAAGGCGGCTCTGTTTCAGGCACAGGCGGCCCAGTCACTCGGTTGGTCGGCCGAGGCTTCCCGAAGGCTCCAACAGGCGCGCGCCTGGTTTCGTGCCGAACGGAACGAGGGCTTTTCGGGAGTGGCGCACCTGGTGGCCGCCGATGTCGCTGATACCAGCATTCGCGCCGTGCGCAGTCATTTGAAATCGGCTCAGCGGCTGTTTGCGCGAGCCCGCATGCCGTTCTGGGAGGCAGTGTGCGATTTACGGCGCGTATCCTCGAACTTCGAGGGCTCGGAAGCATTGTCGCGGCTGCGTGCCAACAAAGCGGCGCAACAGGTGCCTCATCTTTTTGCCCTCGGACGAACGCTCGATGGCGACCACCGGTGGCAGCTGGGGGACATGCCGGGCGCGCAACGACTCTGGCGTGAAGCTGCTAATCGGCTTGATGACGTTCGAGCGCAACTGCCGCCGGTCGAACTACGAAACGCCTATTCTCGCCGCCAGTCCTCGCCGCACCTGCGTCTCATAGCGTCAGAAGCGGATCGTGATCCGTTGACAGCGGCGGTGTGGTCCGAGCGGTACAAAACCACCGGACTCTGGTCGCCCCTTCCGGGCGCGACATCACCGGCGGAGCGGGAGCGAATCGGTCAGAGTCTCTCCGAGTTAGCTGCTCAGGTGACGGCTGCCGCGCGGCACGTGAGCCAGTCGAAAGGTGAGCGGGGCTGGAGGCCAGCCGGGAGCAATCACGCCGTATCAAAACTCCAGCGGCAGATCCGGGAACAGTTTACGTCGGCAAGCACGGTGTCACTGTCGTCCACCGATTCGGCAGAGATGATCGCGGAGCAGTTCAAGTCCGTATCGCACCAGTTGCCGATCATCCAGTTTCATCTGCAGGGGGATGATATCTTCGCGTTTGTTCACCGTTCGGGCGCAACGACCGTCACCCGATTCGACGGCGGACGCCTGCGGCTTGGCCAGGCTCTCGAACAATGGCGTTTCATTTTAGAACGACAACTGTTGTCACCGCAATCGGGAAAGACGACCTCGATTGACTTCGAACTATCGCTCTGGCAGAACATAGGGGAGTGGCTTTGGCGGCCATTGGAGATCGACAGAAACTCACAGGAACTGTTGATCCTTCCCGAGGGAGAGCTGGCGAATCTCCCGTGGGGCGCCTTGATTTGCGATTGCGAGCCGCTGGTTTCCTCACATCATGTTACACTGAGTCCAAGTCTCAGACATTATCTGGCCGCCAGCCGGGTACAGGCCGTGGGTACTACGGTCGATGTTTTCCGGGGAGCGGCCGATAATCTGCCTATGGTGGACAAGGAGATCGCCATGCTGGTCGATCGCGCCGGGAGCCGGGCTGCTGTGCATGATCCGGGACGGCGCGACCAATGGCCGGTATCCGGCGACGCCGAGGTCTGGCACTACTCCGGCCACGCCCAGGTCCGGGAGGACAACCCGTTTTATTCGTACTTGATCCTGGAGGACGGGCCCTTTTTCGCCGCCGATTTCAGATTACGGCGATGTCGCGTTAATCTCGTGACCCTTGCCGCCTGTCGAAGTGGTGAGGAGGTGACGTTGCCCGGCGAGGAATCGACCG
This window harbors:
- a CDS encoding sigma-70 family RNA polymerase sigma factor — translated: MAKTDSELWAEILLGSHAAWGELVERYKSLVYGVSSYIGLSMADSADCFQQTWVLLYQNRAQIHDSTRISSWLVTTAKREALRLKQRSGAILSERRLPEDRDTNPLPDEELEQLEAQVHLETALEELDLPCRKLLHLFFFANEEQTYEQIARDLGFAPNTLGAKRRRCLEKLKRILIAQGYFEERNND
- a CDS encoding CHAT domain-containing tetratricopeptide repeat protein — encoded protein: MDTSAREKAVRRFLTSGKITDIADTDLAAACEQLIQAASRRSFKRGLRLADRFLSRARVHGGPLRSTALRAVARMNHFSGNHSAARKYYLLARKEAGADPLVRGRIDRTLVDVYMYLNDFGRSAGHARSAMATFTRLRADSDLAQTWVNYGNLLHRQDRHRLAERWYRKAATYFDKTDNQVALARCLYNRANVLVQMFEFSDAEELYCRARSIYEKAGYELDACDVRYGLAWLWMLSGRFHQALLELSACETTYHHGGDPRGETLCTLDRAEVYLTLGLYEDARKDAASAGRRFAKLNLRYERAKAALFQAQAAQSLGWSAEASRRLQQARAWFRAERNEGFSGVAHLVAADVADTSIRAVRSHLKSAQRLFARARMPFWEAVCDLRRVSSNFEGSEALSRLRANKAAQQVPHLFALGRTLDGDHRWQLGDMPGAQRLWREAANRLDDVRAQLPPVELRNAYSRRQSSPHLRLIASEADRDPLTAAVWSERYKTTGLWSPLPGATSPAERERIGQSLSELAAQVTAAARHVSQSKGERGWRPAGSNHAVSKLQRQIREQFTSASTVSLSSTDSAEMIAEQFKSVSHQLPIIQFHLQGDDIFAFVHRSGATTVTRFDGGRLRLGQALEQWRFILERQLLSPQSGKTTSIDFELSLWQNIGEWLWRPLEIDRNSQELLILPEGELANLPWGALICDCEPLVSSHHVTLSPSLRHYLAASRVQAVGTTVDVFRGAADNLPMVDKEIAMLVDRAGSRAAVHDPGRRDQWPVSGDAEVWHYSGHAQVREDNPFYSYLILEDGPFFAADFRLRRCRVNLVTLAACRSGEEVTLPGEESTGLVRSLLEMGARNVVAGHWPVADESTASWMQTFYDTYFSGEPVLVSARRAALAVRERFPSAYHWAAFSVFGASDIGGHDV
- a CDS encoding thrombospondin type 3 repeat-containing protein, translated to MNKTSYPAVLAFMLMILLSAGSAESAKIFLMPDSVILTNPIGTDVYLELQVDAATTNFKLFQVLIAFDATKLDASLIDAVHIQEGALFPSSGAQTVFNYRLESGNTVLVIEGLILGYGIAVNGPGTVASLTFRVIDTGRVGLDILSHDTRDVNNVPFQSDASGSVLLLNYPPTPFPLDVPPANGSVLGTACPGDSITCWWGTSRSVYAGESVRYKLEVSSLPTFTPPTTVTRDNLTDTLAKVPVTQGGKYYWRVTARGTIHNWTRLSTPPLDSFAFVITPDPDADGKATPCDNCPTAANANQQDTDGDGDGDACDNCVTISNPDQADSDADGVGNACDNCPTVANTNQADSDADGFGDACDNCRLISNPNQADADADNVGDVCDNCPSVPNTNQADGDGDGVGHACDNCPLVPNPDQADQDQDGIGDVCDGCCLMLTGNADGDANDVVDISDLSVLVDYLFFGGSISACFQENDVDRSGSVDISDLQKLIDFLFFGANLPACP